In Streptomyces sp. TLI_146, the genomic stretch ATCTCGCCGAGCTGCGGGACGGGCAGGTGCTGTGGGGGTGGCCGCACTGTGTGCAGGACGAGAAGGTCACGCAGGCCGCCATCGACCGCAGGCTCACGGTGATCGCCTTCGAGGCGATGAACCACTGGACCCGGGAGGGCGGCTTCAGTCTGCACGTCTTCCACAAGAACAACGAGTTGGCCGGCTACTCGTCGGTGCTGCACGCCATGCAGCTGACCGGGGCGACCGGTGACTACGGGCGTCGGCGGCGTGCGGTGGTGATCGGCTTCGGCGCCACCGCCCGCGGCGCGGTGACCGCGCTGAGCGCGCTGGGCGTTCACGACGTGGACGTACTGACCGCTCGCGGCGTCGCCGCCGTCAGCTCGCCGATCCACTCGGCGAGGATCGTGCACTTCGACCACGACGTGGCCGACGACACCCTCGATCCGCGGCGCAGTGTCGTGCTCACGGAGGACGGCCCGGAGCCGCTGGCCCGCTTCCTCGCCGGGCACGACATCATCGTCAACTGCGTACTCCAGGACACCGCGGCGCCGCTGATGTTCCTGATAGAGGAAGACCTGCCGAAGCTCGCACCCGGCACCCTTGTCATCGACGTCTCCTGCGACGAGGGCATGGGTTTCGCCTGGGCTCGGCCCACCACCTTCAACGAGCCGATGTTCACCGTCGGGGACCACGTGCACTATTACGCGGTGGACCACAGCCCCTCCTATCTGTGGGACGCCGCCACCTGGGAGAACAGCGAGGCGCTGATCCCGTTCCTGCGGCCGGTCCTGGAAGGCCCCACCGGGTGGGACGGTGACCGCACGATCCGGCGAGCGATCGAGATCCGCGGCGGCACCGTCCAGAATTCCGCGGTCCTGGCCTTCCAGCATCGCGCCGCACAGTATCCGCACGCGCTGCTCTGAACCGGTGCCGTCTGGTCGACGGCACGCCCGTGCGCGGGTAGGCCGTCGACCACACGCCCGGGCCTCCTGTGAGCCGTGACTCGTAAGTCGCCGACTTCCCGGACGCCCTTCCCTTCTGGGACAGGATCGTGAGACGCCGGTCTCCACACCACTGTTGGTCTGAGGCCGATGGAGAAGTTGCCGTAATGCGTGCGCAACACGCTTGTCTGGTACGCGGTTGATCCCTCAGACCATCAGTCAGCCTGTCGCCCCGACACCTGCCGCCCCGCCCGAATGTGGCGATCAGACAGCGGCCAGGCTCTTCGCCGTGGCGCCTCAGTAAGCGCGGCCAGTCGCAACTCCCGCCAAAGGGGCCAGTCATCTGATTCCCACGTGCGTGGTTCAAGCATGATCCAGACCTGACCGCCCGCCGGGACGGACAGCAAGGTAATGACCACCATGCAAACGAGGCCGCTCAGCCCTGCGACCAACCGAGACCGGGGAGCATCGGTGGCTCACGCGCGCCCGCGGGCCATGAGACCTCGGTGAACCCATCGGGTCACGCCCCAGTGGCACCGCCTGCGGCGACGATGACCGGTACCTGCCAGTGGCACGTCATGCTCATGACGTATGCCCTATCGCGCTTCTATGGTCCTCGGCAGCCCTGAGTGCCGTCGGGCGTCCCTCCCGATGGCGCTCATGTGTTTCCCCCCTCACTGAGAGGACGCCATGAGGCACAAGTTCCTTTCCGCATTACCGGCCCGTGCCGGGCTGTTACTGGCCGCCCTGTTGAGTACCGGCCTCGCCGTACTGCCGGCGGGCCAA encodes the following:
- a CDS encoding N(5)-(carboxyethyl)ornithine synthase, which encodes MPQLKLGIMSQTRKENEHRLPIHPAHFERIDVDLQSSIYLQTGYGEHFGVPDRQLAPWVAGFRSREELIAECDVILLAKPLHEDLAELRDGQVLWGWPHCVQDEKVTQAAIDRRLTVIAFEAMNHWTREGGFSLHVFHKNNELAGYSSVLHAMQLTGATGDYGRRRRAVVIGFGATARGAVTALSALGVHDVDVLTARGVAAVSSPIHSARIVHFDHDVADDTLDPRRSVVLTEDGPEPLARFLAGHDIIVNCVLQDTAAPLMFLIEEDLPKLAPGTLVIDVSCDEGMGFAWARPTTFNEPMFTVGDHVHYYAVDHSPSYLWDAATWENSEALIPFLRPVLEGPTGWDGDRTIRRAIEIRGGTVQNSAVLAFQHRAAQYPHALL